From the Salmo trutta chromosome 2, fSalTru1.1, whole genome shotgun sequence genome, one window contains:
- the vim gene encoding vimentin: protein MNRTTNRQTTSSSSYKRMFGGEGRPGVGLARSTLSSRQYSSPVRSSRMSYSVSSAPPSIYASKNIRLRSSAPMPRLSSETVDFALSDAINSEFKANRTNEKAEMQHLNDRFASYIDKVRFLEQQNKILLAELEQLKGKGASRIGDLYEDEMRDLRRQVDQLTNEKAHVEVDRDNLGEDIERLREKLQDEMIQKEEAEHNLQSFRQDVDNASLARLDLERKVESLQEEILFLRKLHDEEVAELQAQIQDHHVQIDMDVAKPDLTAALRDVRVQYETLASRNLQESEDWYKSKFADLSEAANRNTDAIRQAKQEANDYRRQVQALTCEVDSLKGTNESMERQMRELEESFGCEANNFQDTISRLEDDIRNMKDEMARHLREYQDLLNVKMALDIEIATYRKLLEGEESRITTPMPNFSSFNLRESMLEARPMIDNLSKKVVIKTIETRDGHVINESTQNHDDLE, encoded by the exons ATGAACCGGACAACCAACAGGCAAACCACCTCTTCATCTTCTTACAAGAGGATGTTCGGCGGCGAAGGACGGCCCGGTGTCGGGTTGGCTCGGTCCACCTTGTCTAGCCGCCAGTACTCGAGCCCGGTGCGCTCCTCTCGGATGTCCTACAGCGTCTCCTCCGCTCCGCCGAGCATCTACGCCTCCAAGAATATCCGTCTTCGCAGCAGCGCCCCGATGCCCCGGCTCTCGTCGGAAACGGTGGACTTCGCCCTGTCCGATGCCATCAACTCGGAGTTCAAAGCCAACCGGACCAACGAGAAGGCGGAGATGCAGCACCTCAATGACCGGTTCGCCAGCTACATCGACAAAGTGCGGTTTCTGGAGCAGCAAAACAAGATCCTGTTAGCGGAGCTGGAGCAGCTAAAGGGCAAAGGCGCGTCCCGTATCGGTGATCTGTACGAGGATGAGATGAGGGATCTGCGGAGGCAGGTGGACCAGCTCACCAATGAGAAAGCCCATGTCGAAGTGGACCGGGACAACCTGGGAGAGGACATcgagaggctcagagagaa GCTTCAAGATGAGATGATCCAGAAAGAGGAAGCGGAGCACAACCTGCAGAGCTTCAGACAG GATGTGGACAATGCCTCCCTTGCTCGTCTAGACCTGGAGAGGAAGGTGGAGTCTCTTCAGGAGGAAATCCTCTTCCTCAGGAAGCTGCATGACGAG GAGGTTGCTGAGCTGCAGGCACAGATCCAGGATCACCATGTCCAGATCGATATGGATGTGGCTAAGCCTGATCTGACGGCTGCCCTGAGGGACGTGCGTGTGCAGTACGAGACCCTGGCCAGCAGGAACCTCCAGGAGTCTGAAGACTGGTACAAGTCCAAG TTTGCTGACCTGTCGGAGGCTGCAAACCGTAACACCGATGCCATCCGGCAGGCCAAGCAGGAGGCTAACGACTACAGGCGTCAGGTACAGGCCCTAACCTGTGAGGTGGACTCTCTCAAAGGAACG AATGAGTCCATGGAGCGTCAGATGAGGGAGCTGGAGGAGAGCTTTGGCTGCGAGGCTAATAACTTCCAGGACACCATCTCTCGCCTGGAGGACGACATCAGGAACATGAAGGATGAGATGGCCCGTCACCTCAGAGAGTACCAGGACCTTCTCAATGTCAAGATGGCCCTGGACATAGAGATCGCCACCTACAGGAAGctgctggagggagaggagagcag AATCACCACTCCCATGCCCAACTTCTCATCATTTAACCTGAGAG AATCAATGCTGGAGGCAAGACCAATGATTGACAACCTGTCAAAGAAGGTTGTGATCAAGACCATTGAAACTAGAGATGGTCAT GTGATCAATGAGTCCACCCAGAACCATGATGACTTGGAGTGA